The region ctcaatattacatttttcatttgcatgatttgtcctttccacattggttgtttgtcagtctttatgtatagttttctataatttctattttatttatttttctgcaaatgcctgcaagaaaatggatgtcAGGGTAGCAAATTGCAACTTGTACATACTTAGATGATAAATTTTACTTCTGTCTCTTTGTGccataaaatgctgcaggaaccatATAAGACCATGACTCAAGATAATCTTTAGAAAATCATTACTCTAAAGATTTCACATGGAATTTATTGCTGTGCTTCAGCAGTAAATAAGCAGATGCAAGTCCTAAAGTGTGAGCTTAATATTCCAGTGAAACGCTCAGTAAAGATTTCATGAGTTGTATTGATGCATACCACCTGCTCTAGGAAAATACATAGGTGATGTCAGCTTGGAGACAGTTCAGAATTCtcttttcagaacactggggcaCTAATCTGGCAACATGATAATATCATGACAACTACCATAAGAAAGTGAAATCCTTTTTTTATAATAGAAAAGAACAAGTCAGAATGTAGGTCCAAATCAGCACAACTTAAAACTCCTATAACTTCACCACTTTTATGGTATCCTACTGTGACACTTGTGGTTGGTTGAGAGTCCATATTACACGAACAATGCATTTTTGACTTTTTGTGTATATCTGTACATAGATTGTTGTATAATGTTAGTGATAGTCCAAATGGCAAGAGTACTATACAAGGAAAGCCATGTCAAGGGAAACTCCTGCTTGAGAactgacttggatccactccaatttgctttactggcacaacaggtccacagcagaagccatctcactggctcttcactcaaccctggaatatctggacagcaaaaaatgcatacatcaggatgttctttattgactacagctcagcattcaatgccatcatcccctctaatctaatcaataaccttcaagaccttggcctcaatacccctttgggaaatttcctcacttgcagaccccagccagtttggattggcaacaacatctcctccacaatttccatcagcacaggtgcaccacaaggctatgcTCTTCtcgctttacatttatgactatgactacacacagctccaataccatacttaagtttactgatgacagtACTttcgttggccaaatcaaagatgatgaatcagcataaaggagggagattgaaaatctggttgactaATCTTAACCCGATCCCTAATGCATAGTGccccaacaacaacctcttactcaatgtcagcaagaccaaggagctgattattgacttcaagaagaggaaaccagagatccatgagccaatccttatcgggggatcagaggtggatagcatcagcaatttaaaattccttggtgttatcatttcagaaaacCTGTTCTaagcccagcacataagtgtaattatgaagaaaacacggTAGTGCCTCTAtactttcttggaagtttgcaaagatttggcatgacatctaaaaatctaacaaacctctatagacgtgtaatggaaagtatattgactggctccatcacagcctggtatggaaacaccaatttccTTGTacaggaaatcctacaaaaaagtggatacagcccagttcatcacgggtaaagtcATCCCACCCTGGAGCAcatctgtatttgcagtttgttgtcctttgcacactggttgtccacccggTGGTtgcagtctttcaatgattctattatggttattggatttattgagtgtgtccataagaaaattaatctcagggttgtatatggtgacatatgtactttgataataaatttactttgagctttgtgtTTTGAATTGTTCAATTGATATGTTAATTATAGTCAATGAGATATTTGGTGTCACTACCTCATTGCAATTTCTTTTCAATGCACCAGTAAATTTAGTGATGATGCCATTTCATGTTTCCTCTTCTTATTTGTCCAAGTATTATCACAAAATGCAGGCTAGTTTGCTTGCATAGTTTTGATCATTGTttaagaaataattttaaaatagtgAGTTAATGACTATACTAAAATAGGATTTTTGCACATTATGTTAATATTGCACAGTGTGATTTCACCTTATGAGTGTTTTTGTGAAAATGTGAATGATGCAGGATACTTAACTGGTAATATTTTGTGCTTATATCTTTTGTATAAATGTCTATAAATGCCTCAGACAAGTTGTTCTAAAATAGAAAGACATTGTGTGATGCCATAAAGAGCAAAATATTGCTACAGGCACAGGGTCAGAATACTGGATTTTCGCTCATACATTAAAATAAGAGCAGAAAATGAAGGAAATGATTAAGTTAGGTAATACTACTGTCTGTAGAGAGGAAAAGGAGATGAAAATGCTTAGATCAAATGTTATGAACAAAAAATTTATTTCTCCCCCCAGATGCTGGGGATTTTCAGCAATTTCTGCTAGTACTGTCCTGACTTTCTTACAGCACACTCAGTGACTAGGAATGAGAATTTGTGGAGATATCATTACAATGTATTTTTGAAATTTGTCACTGTTTCAGTTTTCATCAATACCAGTGGATGAACAGTATGTAAATTACTGTGTCTACAAATGACAACACATTTGATGGTGCTATCTCTTGGAGATGTTTGTAACACTTTGTTTCACTTTGTCTTTATATTCTCTCTTTAAATTTGAGAAAAAATATTACATTAATATATGGTTTTCATCTGTCACCTTATGGAAGCTACTTACCACATCTCCCGTGTGTCCTTGACACCTATGCAGCAATTTTCCACTGTCTACTGACCAGATAAGAACTAAGCAATCCCCTGCTCCACTCACCACATATCGACAGTCAAACTGACAACAGTTCACCACTGTAGAGGAAAAAGTACACAAAATAACACAATACATTGCTTATTTTAACTTTGATTTTTATTAAGCTCTTTAAGCTTCTGTTTTAGAAAAGGATGTGTATTAGTTTAACTCTGAGATTTACTCACAGAGTTTGCTCTCAGTTTAACTTAATCTCAGATCATACTTCTATGTAAAAGATGAACAGGCCACTCAAGGCGACTTGATCTTCTAAGGTAAAAGAATAATAGTTCCTAAGCTATGTTATGAAGGAATATAATCAAACCCTTCATAAGGAATCCAAGAAATGTTGTGTGGAGCCTTATAAGAATATTGTCAAACTTTCCTCCCAACAATAAAAAGGCTGTAGGTGCCATTAGCCACTGGAGAACCACAACCACTTAGGACAAGATCTCGTAGGATTCTGTAAGACTATTCAACTAAAATCCACAGAAACGtccattattttgttttttacattttatcattattattgggTGGAATGTAGATATACTGTATGCCATAAGTAATATTGGCTGGTATCTCTTAAAAATTGCATCATGTAACAATTGCTTTCTAAAAAGCTGCAACATTGTTTAGTGTAGAACTTTCCAAAATATCATTTGCTTTGGTGGGGAAAACAGATAGTTTCCATTGTTCACCTATTAAAGCGACAAGggtgattgaaacatcaaggcaagTACATAAGTTCCAGGGCTCTGCAGTCTCCCAGAGGACTCTGGGAGGCAGCAGCAGTGTATGCGAACCTCGTAGCGGGCAGGACAGGGCACCAGCTGATGTTTGGCTCCATTTAGCCGATTATAGCTCCCACTGTTCATTGattgaggaagattgaagcatcgTAGTGAGTGCAGAGGGTGAGCGCCGCCAGCTGGTTGCCTTTTGGTCGGTTGctctgtaccggagagggaagagCCTGCCACCCCGCCCACCAcattttttctgcattttggatgtggacttggaatGTAAACTCTTTTGTTCAGTCTTACAGTTATTATATTGTGTTTTTTCACCCAATCTTCTCtggttttttgtgtggggagggcaTTTGGGGTTCAATGTGCCTGATCTActatgtttgtttttttgtgcagaGGGAGGGATTAGGGgtttgatgtgcctgatccgttatgtttgtttttttgtgcaggaggagggattcgggggtcgatgtgcctgatctgttttgtatggtttttgtgcaggaggagggattaGGGATtcaatgtgcctgatctgttttgtttgttttttttgtgcaggaggagggtttcgggggtcgatgtgcctgatccattttgtatggtttttgtgcaggaggagggatttgggagttgatgatcgtgctgccttttttttctttcttggtttcatggctacgtGGAGAAATGAAGAATTACAGAGTTgtttactttgaaaataaaatgtaCCTTTAAGCCTTTGAAAGCCACAGTGTTGATACAGGAAGCTTTTCTTCATTTAGTAAAGTACCATTGCAGTTGTTAATTTAAACTAATGTAGATTTCCAGCACTTTAGGGAAGGAAATGCTGAAAGAATACGGACTTCAGTGCAATTACCTTCTGTATGGCCTTTTAGAACAGCTGTACATACTCCTCTCTGTACATTCCATATTCTTACTGTGTGGTCCCAGGATGTGCTAGCAACTAGATGCTCTTTCATCGACAAGTGCTGTTTAGCAAGCAAGTGGTTAGTACAATCTCAAGCAAATATAAATATCCTCATCAAATGCAATGTAAAATACATTTACATTGGAGTGTGCTTCATGTCAGTCCTGAGCCCACGAAGGGACACAGCTGAGAAATATCACTGCAGTTTCTATATCAATCACTAGGAAGGAAACAAGAACATGGAAaatgttttaatattttaaatgtatATTAGAGTTATCTTATAGCCCTGCTTAAAATACATCTGCCCTGTTGGCTAGTAGTTTAGACAAATAATATAAAAACATTCAGTGTTCACAAAATGAATTACTTTAAATCTCAATGTGAAATACTAGAAGACTGAGGAGATTTGTAAAAGGTTATCATCAGATTAGGAAGGGTAAATAGGAAGTTATTTCCACTTGTAGATAATTAAAGGCTCAGGGTCCAGATTTTAAAAATCTGGAGCAAAATTAAAAGGGAGAAAAATGTTTTATCTTTGAGAATAGCTATAGAATGCAAGTCACTGATTTATAGGGCTGACATGTCTACCAGCTGACCAGAGCCGGGTTTAATCTAATCTGTCTCACTAATGATAAAGTGTTAGAAGCAGAAAAAGATTTAGAATATAATGAGAGTAtttttggaaaacatcattcGAATTTTTGAAATGAATTTGAACTTGCGTAGTAAATTGATGATGACATTACCTGAATCTCATCTTCATGACCTCGGAGTATTTTCCTACACCGTCCATCCTGAACTGACCAAACTCGAAGAGTTCTGATTATCAAGAGATGATAGAATAAAGTAGTATACATCGTCATAAATTAATATAAGATTTCCAATTTTATACAAATATTCATTGTTGTATTTTGGTAATGGCCTTTTATAAACATTTTAATGTAATTTGTGTTTACACAAATTTTAGTTGTATTGTACAGTTTAGAATATAGCTTAGAAAATTAAGTGCCAAGGCCCATTTCCTCTAAAAAGTTAACTGTACTGATAAAGGCACTGATACACACAAAAAATGCCAGTTTTGACCTTTGATCTGTGCACCAGCCCAGCTCATCAAGAAAGGGGAAATATGTCTGGAATTCATGTTTCTGAGAACCGCATAATAATGCTGTATGGAAATATtcttgtgtgttttgtgtgtcaggacctctgcttccttaggagtttgcaaagatccagcatgacatctaaaactttgacaaactgttatagatgtgtggtggaaaaaaatattgactagctgcatcacagcccggtgtggaaacaccaataccctggAACGGAAAATCATACAGAAGGTAGTGGATAGGAGCCTAGTCCATTATGGGtagagctctccccaccattgagcacatctacacagagcgttgtCACAGCAAAGCAAAACAGGTCGTGTTTCCTtcttgctgctatcaggaagaaggtacaggagcctcaggacttacagcaccaggttcaggaacagttattacccctcagtcaataggctcttgaacccaaggggataacttcacttaacttcactagccccatcattgaattgttcccacaacctttggaaTCACTTTCACggactccatctcatgttctcgatatatattttttgcttatttatttattattattattcctttctttttgtattttcacaggtTGTTGTCACACTGCTTGAACATCCAGTTGgttagtctttcattgattctattatcattattattctgttatggatttattgagaatgctcacaagaaaatgaatctcagggttgtatatgatgacagatatgtactttgataataagtttactttgaactttgtacatgCACATAAATTAATGTATAAGTATATGTAATTGATAAGATCAAGCTCAGATGTAATGTTCTCTTCAAGTGTTAAAGCCAGTTATATTGCAAGGCTGAGAGAACAAGAGAGTGGCAAGGCAAGAAAAAGATAGTTTACCTGACCTACTAGATTTTATAAGGCTGCAAGATGGACATAATATCTAAGTCTGAATGTACTATGCTGTCAATTTAAAAGTTGTTTTGCTTATAAATTGGAAACAGCCCTCCAGTTTTGGTCTCAGATTGCTGCAAGGTATGAAGAAATGAAAACATAAAATAAGGTTACATGTTATCCCTTCTGAATTTATGGACCCATTATTAACAATAATTTGTTAAACTGTTGCATTCAACAATGTTACTTTATTGTAAAATCTGAGTATTACCTATCTGAGCTGGCACTGACCACTTGTGTTCCATCAAAACATAGATGATCAATTCCTGAGCTGTGGCCCATCAGTGCTCGTAGACAAATCCCTGTTTCCAATTGGAAAATTCGAATCAAGCTGTCGACACAACCTGTTACAATGACCTCTTTCTGAAAAACAGAAATTATTTCTTTAGCTTATTTTAAATAGCAATCATATTCAAAATTTGTTGCATCATAAATGTGAGTCTTTTAAAGACAATTTGAGGATGACAGTTTTATTCAGTTCTCACTCTCAACCTATTCATCAGGTCTCAGTGAATTACATCTGAGAAGGAATTATTTGGTGAGGTTCTGTTGGCCATCAGAGAACCAGGACCAGATGTGAGAAGAGGGGCAGAGAACATTCCAAAAGTTAAAGGAAGAagatgctaggcaaactcaatgGTCTGAAGGTGGTTAAgtcatctgggccagatggactacaggcAGTTGATGtcattttcttggattttcagaaggtgtttcataaggtgccacacatgacgctgcttaacaagataaaatcctatggcattacaggaaagatactggtatggatagcagaatggctgtcaggcaggaggcagcaagtgggaataaaagggaccttttctgggtggttgctggtgactattggtgttcctcATGGGTCAGTATTTGGACTGttgtttttcacattgtttgtcaatgatttagaaaatggaattgatggctttgttgcaaagtttgcagatgatacaaagataggtggagtggttTGGTACTGTGGAGGAAACAATGcaattgtagcaggacttagacaaatttgaagaaagggcaaaaaagtggctgatggaatacagtgttgggaaatgtataataatgcattttagtaaaaggaacaatagtgcggactattatctaaatggggagaagggtcAAACAtaagaagtgcagagggacttgggagtcctcatgcaagactcccagaaggttaatttacaggttgaatctgtggtaaagaaggcaaatgcaatgttggcatttatttcaagggaacagaatataaagcaaggaaACAATGTTGAGCTTTTGTAAGACACTAGACAggttgcacttggaatattgtcaacagttttaggccccatatctcagaaaggatgtgctgtcattggagagaatcctaaggaggttcacgaggatgattctgggagcaAAGGGACGTACAAGgacatacaaggaacatttggcaactttgggcctgtactcactagaatttagaagaatgcgggggatctcattgaaacctagaaaggactagatagtgtggatgtggagaggatgtttcctacagtgggggtatccagaactagaggtcacagcctcaaaattgagggcgaccctttagaacagaggtaaggaggaatttttttatccAGAGTGTAgtaaatgctctgccacagactgcagtggaggccaagtccgtgtgtgtatttaaggcaaaagttgattgtttcctgatcagtcagggaattaagggatatggcaagaaggcaggtgtatggagctGAGTggtatccaggatcagccatgatggaatgtcaaagcagactgaatgggctgaatggactaattctgctcttatgtcttatggctaTGGAGGGAAAGATAACTGGTAATGGTCCATCAATAGGAAATGAGGGGTATTGGGCCATCACAAATTAGAACACTGAGACTTGGGGTCATCAACTAGAAGCCTCAAGGAATTGGGAAGGTTTCAATGTTTATGAACAGATGTTCAGTTCATTTGAGGGTCAGCCCATCAGAGTAGCAAGCTATTGGGAAGGGAGGACCAGAGATAAAAGCTAGCTGGAATCGGTGCCAACTGGGGATATGGGAAggttggtgggggagaggggtagaTGGGGTGAGATCGATGGATAGAGAGAGGGTGGCTCAAAAATGTGTCTAAGCATGGATTTAACTAAAATTTTAATCCGTCACTGAGAGAATGTGTTTGTTCTTGGACTAATCAATGATAATCCCTCCTGAGTTTAATCTCCTCAGCAATACTTTACTAGCCAGTGCATAAATTGCCCAAATTACCAATGGAATTTCCATCCTTACAATGAACCCAGCCCCCAAAATGAAATGGGCATTGTGAAGCTACAATGATACCCAACCATATCAATCATCTCTTCTAAAAAATTCTCTTTGAGTTGTATCAtctcagaaaaaaaacaaagaaataaaaggaGAGTTTGAAACTTTCCAGACATAATTTCACTGTAGTTTTTTTTAACAATTGTTTTGACCGATTTGTCTGTGTTTTGATTTTGCCTTTTGAACAAGTTAAAGCCTGCTATCACTTTTTTGTTGTATAGCTATTCTTGCAAATAGCTGCATGAGAAATATTATTCTACCTTAATGCAAACACAGGTGACAGCATCTGTATGGTTATCCAGAACATGCAGACAGCATGCAGTGAAGAGATCCCATACACGGGCAGTTTTGTCTGAACTTCCACTAACCAGCCATTTCCCTGTAATAATGGAAGAGgcaggaaagatttaaaatgaaGACAGTGGTGGAAGAAATCACTAATAAATTCAGCATTTTGTTCAAAAGATAGATTCCACATGGACAAGTTTGATATTTTTAATTGGACATTAAAAGAACACTATACTTAGCAAAGTTAGACAGCTATTAACATATCAATGTGCACCTCACAAAGACATAAGCATGTGCAATTCATAAGAAAGTTTGATGCAAATTAGACTAGGCAGCTCTTGTGATCTTGTGGATGAAAGAAATTGAAATAAATAGAAAGAATAGTGATATGCAGGGCAGATGTACTAAAATAAATGACGCATATAGAACATTTATTGCTTAGTGGTGTTACGTACTGAAGAGGGAACAGGTAGCATCATCCAGCACATTCAAATTGTAGAATTTATGGACATAACATCATTGACTGCCAGAACAACATTTTAAATTTATGTCTTCATTCTTCCTTGAAAAAGCATAAGGCACCCAAAACAAAAACAATATACAGTAGTTGTAACTTCTTTATACTCATTAACTATCCAGCTACTCTCACAGTCTTGGTTCTCATCTGAATAACAACTACTTAGTAAACTTAACTCAGAGTAACCAGTCTCTGTGAACAacataacaaaatgctggaggaacttaccaGGCCAGGCAGactctaggaaaagagtacagttgaagttttggcctgaaatgttgactgtactgttttcctaGAGTTGTCtgccctactgagttcctccagcattttgtgtgtgttgctcagatttccagcatctgcagatttttttcttgtttgtgatcagtCCCTGTGAGACTTGTTTTCCAAAACAATTCACATATGCATTATGTCATCAATTCAACAGCATCGCTTACAATGTGTCAAAGCCAATTACAATTCGTCCTTAAACAACGCATTCAGTTGAGAGGCTGTTACACTGGCCCAATCCTTCAGTGTTTGGCATTAGACTATGGCTACAAGGAAGAAAAATCCTTGTAATTTACTTCACTGTCTCTGTTCTTGCTGATTATCACTCACCATCACAATCTAGGCAATCCACTCTTTCTTGATGGCCTCGAAGTAAAGGTAGAACCGTATATCTGCCCAATTCCCAGTTTTGATTTAAGTGACAAGCCCTAATGTATATCTCCTTCCATCGACAGGTTGGAGACAATGATGGAAAATCAGAAAAATTAGGTCTGTTGTACCTGGGAGATGTGAGACCTGACAAAATAGAGAAGGAATTAACAGTATATTACTAAAACAAAGAATGAAATACTGTATGGCACTTCAGACTAGGTTAGTCCTGATTATGTGATGTACTGACTGTCCTAAGTGAAATCCTAAGATTACCTCATCACTGCTGGAAAAATCCAACTACGTAACCAGCTTTGCTGGAATGTTATTAATCTACAATGATATTTTGTTATAATGTCACCCAGATCTTGACAGCACAGATAATGAGCTTGAAACTGAAAACATTTGATATCTTTGAtgcggcctggtatgggaacagcaatGCCTTTCAGCTGAAAAtgttacaaaaggtagtggatttggccaagTACATCTCAGGTAAACCCAACCATTGAGAAcacctacatgaaatgttgccatagaaaagcagcatccatcatcagagatcctcaccacccaggccttactcttttcttgctactgccatcaggtagaaagtgcctcaggactcacaccaccagcaaaaagaacagttactacccatcaacTATTGAACAAAAGGCAATAACTACATTCATCTAAGGACTCTTTtagtttgttatttcatgctcgttatttattgctatttatttatattcacatttgcacagtttgttgtccattgatcctgtttacagttactgttctatagatttgctaagtattcccacagaaaaagaatctcagagttgtatgtggtggcatgtatgtactctgataataaattttactttgaactttgaatttttttgTCACTGGTTTTTTTTGTATTCTTTATACAAATGCAGATAAAAGCAGCGTGCCGTATGCAGGTATAATACCACTGTAATACTTTGTATTTGTTCATAGtgaaaacatattcttttctgaTAATCTGACTACACATCTGATGCAGTGAAGCCACTTGCTGAATCCGaataaacacagaaaacctacagcacaatacaggcccttcagcccacaaagctgtgccgaacgtgtccttaTTTTAGAACAGCAGAATGTGGGATAATACACCGGAAGATAATGCTGATATAGACAATGAGGTGATTACTTTGCTACTTGCTGT is a window of Hemitrygon akajei chromosome 3, sHemAka1.3, whole genome shotgun sequence DNA encoding:
- the LOC140725006 gene encoding uncharacterized protein isoform X1; the encoded protein is MDGLPEEKMDLIASAFSCLTVKQQSEVMSRLLRSCQLPQLKEIYYELCPMLSIDFVSTLPRELVERIFAYLSAEDLFRMACCNKSWREFANTDILWHPLCALKNWLNFDTDEQLFSKNQYGFSPTGLTSPRYNRPNFSDFPSLSPTCRWKEIYIRACHLNQNWELGRYTVLPLLRGHQERVDCLDCDGKWLVSGSSDKTARVWDLFTACCLHVLDNHTDAVTCVCIKKEVIVTGCVDSLIRIFQLETGICLRALMGHSSGIDHLCFDGTQVVSASSDRTLRVWSVQDGRCRKILRGHEDEIQHLSMKEHLVASTSWDHTVRIWNVQRGVCTAVLKGHTEVVNCCQFDCRYVVSGAGDCLVLIWSVDSGKLLHRCQGHTGDVYCLKFNEKSICSGSSDSTIRVWDFTGKCRFIMTEHIGVVRSLHLNGHRLVSGGDRKKILVWDVVEGKLVNVIHRNPSLLHKVWVNETKVITASPESPGILTILSYW